A genomic region of Ochotona princeps isolate mOchPri1 chromosome 17, mOchPri1.hap1, whole genome shotgun sequence contains the following coding sequences:
- the LOC105942138 gene encoding protein Wfdc21-like: MKLGGFLFLVALLTLSMEVQELQAAVRPLQLLGPCAELCRGDWDCEMGESCVSSGCGHICVAK; encoded by the exons ATGAAGTTGGGAGGCTTCCTTTTCCTTGTGGCCCTCCTCACCCTCAGCATGGAGGTACAAGAGCTTCAGGCTGCGGTGAGACCACTGCAACTGCTGG GTCCCTGTGCCGAGCTCTGCAGAGGTGACTGGGACTGTGAGATGGGAGAGTCCTGTGTGAGCAGCGGTTGTGGCCACATCTGTGTGGCCAAATAA